A stretch of Microscilla marina ATCC 23134 DNA encodes these proteins:
- a CDS encoding class I SAM-dependent methyltransferase: MLQNNKQLQQKWQPTLQGYGLPATTPHYDNTLAAQLGVTLNPDTIDQAVKTFIQAHPQGTIINLGAGLDNRFFRLDNGLITWYDIDVPDTIELRQTFFGTNERYKLISGNIFSKGLFRHLPSQASTLLIIEGLAMYYPEHKIKALLQHICRHFSSCEILLEVIHPEVMNKVAYNTPNLPLKWAIDDLKKIEQWHPKVFLANELHHFTQGVPPVGNYFINIAQPQEMVKIGHFKIG, translated from the coding sequence ATGCTCCAAAACAATAAACAATTACAACAAAAATGGCAGCCCACTTTACAGGGCTATGGTTTGCCTGCCACTACCCCTCACTATGACAACACATTGGCAGCTCAACTAGGAGTCACGCTTAACCCTGATACCATAGACCAAGCTGTCAAAACATTTATTCAAGCTCACCCTCAAGGTACAATCATTAATCTGGGAGCTGGGCTAGACAATCGTTTTTTTCGCCTAGACAATGGGCTGATCACTTGGTATGATATAGATGTACCCGATACGATAGAACTACGGCAAACGTTTTTCGGAACCAATGAAAGGTATAAACTTATTTCAGGTAATATATTTAGCAAAGGTTTGTTTCGTCACTTACCTTCTCAAGCATCTACCCTTCTCATTATCGAGGGGCTAGCCATGTATTACCCTGAGCATAAGATCAAAGCCTTGCTACAACATATATGTCGTCACTTTAGCTCTTGCGAAATTTTGCTGGAGGTGATACACCCAGAGGTCATGAACAAAGTGGCTTATAATACACCCAACCTGCCGCTCAAATGGGCTATCGATGATTTGAAAAAAATAGAGCAATGGCACCCAAAGGTATTTCTTGCTAATGAGCTACACCATTTTACCCAAGGGGTACCTCCAGTGGGTAACTATTTTATAAATATTGCTCAACCTCAGGAAATGGTAAAGATAGGACATTTTAAAATTGGCTAA